One part of the Deltaproteobacteria bacterium genome encodes these proteins:
- a CDS encoding heavy-metal-associated domain-containing protein, protein MKFIDTIALVFLLSFGFASAATAAEPEAKTPEAAATKSCEMKIEGMTCGSCEAKVKEAVKDLALSAEIDSKTGM, encoded by the coding sequence ATGAAATTCATCGACACAATCGCTCTTGTTTTCCTGCTTAGTTTTGGATTTGCCTCAGCCGCGACAGCCGCCGAACCCGAGGCAAAGACACCCGAGGCCGCCGCAACCAAATCGTGCGAAATGAAAATCGAGGGGATGACCTGCGGGTCGTGCGAGGCAAAGGTGAAAGAAGCGGTCAAGGATCTGGCCCTTTCGGCCGAAATTGATTCCAAAACAGGAATG
- a CDS encoding copper-translocating P-type ATPase yields MHPEIVRDKLGSCPLCGMALELRTPSAEPEENAELKEMSRRFRVSLVLSIPLVAIAMSDFLPGVFFHRLMTFRWIGWFELALASPVVCWGGWPFFVRGVQSVKNKSLNMFTLIGLGVFVAYGYSLVAALFPSLFPPSFRNAGGMAAVYFEAAAVIVTLVLLGQVLELKARSKTGKAIKLLLGLAPKTARRLHADGTEEDVPLDHVHVGDLLRIRPGEKVPADGVVTEESSLVDESMVTGEPIPVSKKAGDRVIGATVNGTGSLVMRAEKVGAETLLAQIVRMVSEAQRSRAPIQKLADVVSGYFVPAVVFTAAVTFIVWGWIGPEPRMAHALINAVAVLIIACPCALGLATPMSIMAATGIGATMGVLFKSAEAIETMRKVDTLVVDKTGTLTLGKPRLLSSVAAHGFSENELLKFAAGVERASEHPLAAAITAGASEKGIGLEKVENFESLTGKGVRGRVGGKTVAVGNKKLLEDLKVEAGSLLSLAENMRGDGQTVMFVVVDGKPAGLVGVADPIKETTPDAIRKIHAEGIRVVMLTGDSRTTALAVAKKLQIDDVMAEVLPDQKVEVIKKLQKEGRFVAMAGDGINDAPALAQAHVGIAMGTGADVAMESSGVTLVKGDLRGIVRSRVLSRAAMQNIRQNLFFAFIYNALGVPIAAGALYPFFGILLSPVIAAAAMSFSSVSVVGNSLRLQRIKI; encoded by the coding sequence ATGCACCCCGAGATTGTGCGGGATAAGCTTGGGAGCTGTCCCCTTTGCGGCATGGCCCTGGAGTTGCGGACTCCCTCTGCCGAACCGGAGGAGAATGCGGAACTCAAAGAAATGTCGCGGCGCTTCCGGGTCAGTTTGGTTCTGTCCATTCCGCTTGTTGCCATCGCCATGAGCGATTTTCTGCCGGGCGTTTTTTTCCATCGACTGATGACTTTTCGTTGGATTGGCTGGTTTGAGTTGGCCCTTGCCTCGCCGGTGGTTTGCTGGGGGGGATGGCCCTTTTTTGTCCGGGGCGTTCAATCGGTCAAAAACAAAAGCCTCAACATGTTCACGCTGATCGGCCTCGGTGTGTTTGTTGCCTATGGATACAGTCTCGTCGCGGCGCTCTTTCCGTCCCTATTTCCCCCTTCTTTCCGAAATGCCGGGGGAATGGCGGCGGTTTACTTTGAAGCGGCGGCGGTGATTGTGACGCTGGTGCTCCTGGGGCAGGTGCTTGAGCTGAAGGCGCGAAGCAAAACAGGGAAGGCCATCAAGTTGCTTTTAGGGCTTGCCCCAAAGACCGCTCGCCGTTTGCACGCCGACGGAACCGAGGAGGACGTTCCGCTCGATCACGTCCATGTCGGCGATCTCCTTCGCATTCGGCCCGGTGAAAAAGTTCCGGCTGACGGCGTGGTGACGGAGGAGAGCAGTTTAGTGGATGAATCGATGGTGACCGGCGAGCCGATACCCGTTTCAAAAAAAGCGGGTGACCGCGTCATCGGCGCCACCGTCAATGGCACCGGCTCTTTGGTCATGCGGGCCGAAAAGGTCGGCGCCGAAACCCTTCTGGCGCAAATTGTCCGGATGGTCTCCGAGGCGCAACGAAGCCGGGCGCCGATCCAGAAATTGGCCGATGTCGTCTCGGGTTATTTTGTTCCGGCTGTTGTCTTCACTGCGGCGGTCACTTTTATCGTCTGGGGATGGATTGGACCTGAACCAAGAATGGCCCACGCCCTGATTAATGCGGTGGCCGTTTTGATCATCGCCTGCCCCTGCGCGCTCGGCTTGGCCACGCCGATGTCGATCATGGCGGCCACAGGAATTGGGGCGACGATGGGGGTCCTTTTCAAAAGCGCCGAGGCGATCGAGACAATGCGGAAGGTGGACACGCTGGTTGTCGACAAAACAGGAACCCTGACGCTCGGAAAACCGAGGCTTCTGTCATCCGTGGCGGCACACGGCTTCAGCGAGAACGAATTGCTGAAATTTGCGGCCGGCGTGGAACGGGCCAGCGAACATCCTCTGGCGGCGGCGATTACGGCGGGAGCCTCCGAAAAGGGAATCGGTCTTGAAAAAGTGGAAAATTTTGAATCTCTAACCGGCAAGGGGGTGCGGGGCCGGGTTGGCGGAAAGACGGTCGCCGTGGGAAATAAAAAACTGCTTGAGGATCTTAAAGTGGAGGCCGGTTCGCTTCTTTCTCTGGCGGAAAACATGAGGGGAGATGGCCAGACCGTGATGTTTGTCGTGGTGGATGGAAAACCGGCCGGCCTCGTGGGCGTTGCCGATCCGATTAAAGAGACGACACCGGATGCGATCCGCAAAATTCACGCAGAGGGAATCCGCGTAGTCATGCTGACCGGTGACAGCAGGACGACGGCCCTGGCTGTGGCCAAAAAACTTCAAATCGACGATGTGATGGCGGAGGTGCTCCCCGATCAGAAAGTGGAGGTGATCAAAAAATTGCAAAAAGAGGGACGTTTTGTCGCCATGGCGGGAGACGGCATCAATGACGCCCCCGCCTTGGCGCAGGCGCATGTGGGAATCGCCATGGGGACCGGCGCCGATGTGGCGATGGAGTCGTCGGGCGTGACGCTGGTCAAGGGGGACCTTCGCGGCATTGTCCGTTCGCGGGTGTTAAGCCGGGCCGCCATGCAAAACATCAGGCAAAATCTCTTTTTTGCGTTTATCTATAATGCGCTCGGCGTTCCGATTGCGGCCGGGGCGCTTTACCCTTTTTTTGGAATTCTTTTAAGCCCCGTCATTGCCGCCGCGGCGATGAGTTTTTCTTCGGTCTCGGTGGTGGGCAATTCCCTGCGTCTTCAACGGATAAAAATTTAG
- a CDS encoding cation:proton antiporter has product MGELILRDILLVFLVTVPVVLLLRLVRLPPIVGFILTGTLIGPSGFKLIHEAEQINILADVGVTLLLFAIGLEFSLAHFARHRTSVMTGGFLQIVFCIVAGALIGRFASWPMEQGIYFGCIIALSSTAVVLGSLISRRLHDSVPGRVATGILILQDLAVVPMMAFLPLLGRSGSFEAVGAIVGKKLAVLLLLGLVVFLFIRRLAGPLLRRISGAKSREVFLITIIVFALGLAWLTDRFGLSFALGAFLGGLIVGSTEYQVEALSEIRPLRYGFNALFFVSIGMLVDLPYVAGHAGHVLFFCLLIPGIKMALLAGILLILKVPPAMAIGAGIMLGRIGE; this is encoded by the coding sequence ATGGGCGAACTGATTTTACGCGATATCCTTCTTGTTTTTCTGGTGACGGTGCCGGTTGTTCTACTCTTAAGGCTTGTCCGCCTCCCCCCGATTGTCGGTTTTATTTTAACCGGAACCCTCATCGGCCCGTCGGGTTTCAAGCTGATCCACGAGGCCGAGCAGATCAACATTCTGGCCGATGTCGGCGTCACCCTCCTCCTTTTTGCCATCGGACTTGAATTCTCGCTGGCCCATTTTGCAAGGCACCGGACCTCCGTGATGACAGGGGGTTTTTTGCAGATTGTTTTTTGCATCGTTGCGGGCGCCTTGATCGGCCGATTTGCCTCATGGCCGATGGAACAGGGGATCTACTTCGGTTGCATCATTGCCCTGTCCAGCACTGCCGTTGTTCTCGGATCGTTGATTTCGCGCCGGCTGCACGATTCGGTTCCGGGCCGCGTGGCCACCGGCATTCTTATCCTTCAGGATTTGGCGGTGGTGCCGATGATGGCCTTTCTCCCCCTCTTGGGCCGCAGTGGGTCGTTTGAGGCGGTCGGCGCGATTGTCGGGAAAAAACTGGCTGTTTTGCTTTTACTCGGCCTGGTTGTTTTTCTTTTCATCCGCCGGCTGGCCGGTCCCCTCCTGCGCCGGATTTCCGGCGCCAAAAGCCGGGAGGTTTTCCTTATCACCATCATTGTTTTTGCGCTCGGTCTGGCCTGGCTCACCGACCGGTTCGGTCTTTCTTTTGCCCTCGGCGCCTTTCTGGGGGGGTTGATTGTCGGTTCCACCGAATATCAGGTGGAGGCGCTCTCCGAAATCCGCCCGCTTCGATACGGGTTCAACGCCCTTTTTTTCGTCTCCATCGGGATGCTGGTCGATCTCCCTTATGTGGCGGGGCATGCGGGACACGTTCTGTTTTTTTGTCTGCTGATTCCAGGCATCAAGATGGCCTTGCTGGCCGGGATTCTTTTGATTTTAAAAGTGCCGCCGGCCATGGCGATCGGCGCCGGCATCATGCTGGGGCGGATCGGCGAATGA